The following proteins come from a genomic window of Achromobacter deleyi:
- a CDS encoding DUF4168 domain-containing protein: MPHSKTAILSAIMLTAALSGAPALAQNAPPASQTPMAPAAVQPTDQQLQRFASASQKVSGVVDEYRPKVDAAKTDDAKQKVIQEADAKMVKLVQADGLSVEEFNGIGHAVQQNPQLKERLMKMGKAGATVQ, from the coding sequence ATGCCGCATTCCAAAACCGCAATCCTGTCGGCCATCATGTTGACGGCCGCGCTGTCCGGTGCCCCCGCCCTGGCGCAGAACGCCCCGCCGGCCAGCCAGACGCCCATGGCGCCGGCGGCGGTGCAACCGACCGACCAGCAACTGCAGCGCTTCGCGTCGGCTTCGCAGAAGGTATCGGGCGTGGTGGACGAATACCGTCCCAAGGTCGACGCCGCCAAGACCGATGACGCCAAGCAGAAAGTGATCCAGGAAGCCGACGCCAAGATGGTCAAGCTGGTGCAGGCCGACGGTCTGTCCGTCGAGGAGTTCAATGGCATCGGCCACGCCGTGCAGCAGAACCCGCAGCTCAAGGAGCGCCTGATGAAGATGGGCAAGGCCGGCGCGACCGTACAGTAG
- a CDS encoding acetyl-CoA C-acyltransferase: MSDPIVIVSAVRTPLAAFQGEFSTLSANELGAIAIGAALERAGLKPAQVDAVLMGNVLQAGQGQAPARQASIKAGIPSSVGAITVSKVCGSGMQAAMLAHDGIIADTYGVVVAGGMESMTNAPYLLTKARGGYRAGHATMYDHMMLDGLEDAYQVGRAMGTFGEDCAAKYGFTREEQDTFAVESVSRAQQAARDGVLKWETVPVTIKSKKGDTVIEQDERPQKLNVDKIPTLKPAFAANGTITAASSSGNADGAAALVLMRESTASKLGCKPIARIVGHASFAQEPEWFTTAPVGAIKKLYDKVGWKTADVDLFEINEAFAAVTMAAMKEHGIPRDKVNIHGGACAVGHPIGASGARIMVSLLGALKATQGKRGVATLCIGGGEATAIALELV; encoded by the coding sequence ATGTCTGATCCCATCGTTATCGTGAGTGCCGTGCGCACCCCGCTGGCCGCCTTCCAGGGCGAATTCTCAACGCTGTCGGCCAACGAGCTGGGCGCCATCGCCATTGGCGCCGCGCTCGAACGCGCCGGACTCAAGCCCGCGCAGGTCGACGCGGTGCTGATGGGCAACGTGCTGCAGGCCGGCCAGGGCCAGGCGCCGGCGCGGCAGGCCTCGATCAAGGCGGGCATTCCGTCGTCGGTGGGCGCCATCACGGTGTCCAAGGTCTGCGGCTCGGGCATGCAGGCCGCGATGCTGGCGCATGACGGCATCATCGCCGACACCTATGGCGTGGTGGTGGCCGGCGGCATGGAATCCATGACCAACGCCCCCTACCTGCTGACCAAGGCGCGCGGCGGCTATCGCGCGGGCCACGCGACGATGTACGACCACATGATGCTCGATGGCCTGGAAGACGCCTACCAGGTGGGCCGCGCCATGGGCACGTTCGGCGAGGACTGCGCCGCCAAGTACGGCTTCACCCGCGAAGAGCAGGACACCTTCGCCGTGGAATCCGTCTCGCGCGCGCAGCAGGCCGCCCGCGACGGCGTGCTCAAATGGGAAACCGTGCCCGTCACCATCAAGTCCAAGAAGGGCGACACGGTGATCGAGCAGGACGAGCGCCCGCAGAAGCTCAACGTCGACAAGATCCCCACGCTCAAGCCGGCCTTCGCCGCCAATGGCACCATCACGGCCGCCTCCTCGTCGGGCAATGCCGACGGCGCCGCCGCGCTGGTCCTGATGCGCGAATCGACGGCCAGCAAGCTCGGCTGCAAGCCGATCGCGCGCATCGTCGGCCACGCCAGCTTCGCGCAGGAACCCGAATGGTTCACCACCGCGCCCGTGGGCGCGATCAAGAAGCTCTACGACAAGGTCGGCTGGAAGACCGCCGACGTCGACCTGTTCGAGATCAACGAGGCCTTTGCCGCGGTCACCATGGCCGCCATGAAGGAACACGGCATCCCGCGCGACAAGGTCAACATCCATGGCGGCGCCTGCGCGGTCGGCCACCCCATCGGCGCATCGGGCGCGCGCATCATGGTGTCGCTGCTGGGCGCCCTCAAGGCCACCCAGGGCAAGCGCGGCGTCGCCACGCTGTGCATCGGCGGCGGCGAAGCCACCGCGATCGCGCTCGAACTCGTCTAA
- a CDS encoding 4'-phosphopantetheinyl transferase family protein has translation MKVTHIVSPDSVPVLPLRNGIRRAFVAARILSVRASRRQCIRSFRHLEWAFSSGFKRVFPAVSRCVPTAFHFFHAPARDILFRPSPPRRPAMTDGRIEPLPALPLSARLAQRLAWITPGATAPGGLPPGQRRQAEFQAGRRLAAQLLASLDAPVTQVGVAEDRSPIWPDGFVGSISHSRRLVGVAVARRRDVRAIGIDIEAIADASAVEAIESICMRPEERHFDAGALTRAEFATLLFSAKEAFYKCMQPLTRVAFDFPDVTITRIDPAAQRLELRLLRAATAEFGPGHLFQCGYRSAQGHVYTALEIGH, from the coding sequence GTGAAAGTCACTCATATTGTCTCCCCGGATAGCGTGCCGGTTTTGCCGTTGCGCAACGGAATCCGCCGCGCTTTTGTGGCGGCCCGCATCTTGTCCGTGCGGGCTTCGAGGCGCCAGTGTATAAGAAGCTTTCGGCACCTGGAATGGGCTTTTTCCAGCGGTTTCAAGCGGGTTTTCCCGGCCGTTTCACGGTGCGTTCCAACGGCGTTTCATTTCTTTCATGCACCTGCTCGCGACATCCTTTTTCGCCCCTCGCCTCCGCGGCGGCCGGCCATGACCGACGGCCGGATCGAGCCGCTGCCCGCGCTCCCTTTAAGCGCCCGCCTGGCGCAGCGGCTGGCATGGATCACCCCCGGCGCCACCGCGCCCGGCGGCCTGCCGCCAGGCCAGCGCCGGCAGGCCGAATTCCAGGCGGGCCGGCGGCTGGCGGCGCAGTTGCTGGCCTCGCTGGACGCGCCCGTCACGCAGGTCGGCGTGGCCGAAGACCGCTCACCCATCTGGCCCGACGGCTTTGTCGGATCAATCAGCCACAGCCGGCGGCTGGTGGGCGTGGCGGTGGCGCGCCGGCGTGACGTGCGCGCGATCGGCATCGACATCGAGGCGATTGCCGATGCCTCCGCGGTCGAGGCCATCGAATCGATCTGCATGCGGCCGGAGGAACGCCACTTCGACGCGGGCGCGCTGACGCGCGCCGAGTTCGCCACGCTGCTGTTCTCGGCCAAGGAAGCGTTCTACAAATGCATGCAGCCGCTCACGCGCGTGGCGTTCGATTTTCCCGACGTCACCATCACTCGTATCGATCCGGCGGCGCAACGCCTGGAACTGCGCCTGCTGCGCGCGGCCACCGCGGAATTCGGGCCGGGTCACCTCTTCCAATGCGGCTATCGCAGCGCACAAGGCCACGTCTATACTGCCTTGGAAATTGGTCATTGA
- a CDS encoding LuxR family transcriptional regulator, which produces MSDFHLTLLAFKESPAPQVICSARKISECNHSFANLFGYTRRELVGKSILQLYPSLSDFHQIGQRCLKHLESNCYYEDERFMQHRSREVFWARARGITMTPEDPFDLMVWSFERIAENCLRTANLTRREREISAYVANGLSCKEIAMRLDISYRTVEVHRARIMRKLDAKNTAELVSKIILVDNMA; this is translated from the coding sequence ATGAGTGACTTTCACCTGACATTGCTCGCCTTCAAGGAATCTCCCGCGCCGCAAGTGATCTGCAGCGCGCGCAAGATCTCGGAATGCAATCACTCCTTCGCGAATCTGTTCGGCTACACGCGCAGGGAACTGGTGGGCAAATCGATTCTGCAGCTTTATCCCTCGCTGTCCGATTTTCACCAGATCGGCCAACGCTGCCTCAAGCACCTGGAAAGCAATTGCTACTACGAAGACGAGCGCTTCATGCAGCATCGCAGCCGCGAGGTGTTCTGGGCGCGGGCGCGCGGCATCACCATGACCCCGGAGGACCCCTTTGACCTGATGGTCTGGAGTTTCGAGCGCATCGCAGAAAACTGCCTGCGCACGGCCAACCTGACGCGGCGCGAGCGGGAAATATCCGCTTACGTCGCCAACGGCCTGAGCTGTAAGGAGATCGCCATGCGGCTGGATATCTCCTACCGCACGGTGGAGGTGCATCGCGCCCGCATCATGCGCAAGCTGGACGCGAAGAACACCGCCGAACTGGTATCCAAGATCATCCTGGTCGACAACATGGCGTGA
- a CDS encoding TRAP transporter large permease, which yields MDDVTITLVATGLIFVFLLLGAPVFAALALAGITGLILVEDSAFVLNRLKSYSYAQSASYLLTVIPLFILMGAFAHHAGVGRKLFDVARKWVGHMPGGLAIASVLTCAGFAATSGSSVATAATVGAVAIPEMKRAGYDPRLSAGAVAAGGVLGVLIPPSVLLIFYAALTEVSAGKMLVAGVLPGLLSTLVFILGIRVISASPQMAATVLPKSPWGERVRSIRNGWQVLVLFVIVLGGIYLGFVTATEAAAVGAFAAFIMLLCARQARGELRSKLVESLRNAITTTVMILFTMLGAGIFSLFLSLVQIPQQIAEVIVSSDIPPLLVVGLMLLAYFPLGMFLDAFSMLVITLPIMFPTVVSLGFDPIWFGILAVKMCEIGLITPPVGLNVFVIAGIDRQTPLTRIFHGAWWFVIMEVVTTLILFFFPVIVTILPEMMLGK from the coding sequence ATGGACGACGTCACCATAACGCTGGTCGCCACCGGCCTGATCTTCGTGTTCCTGCTGCTGGGCGCGCCGGTGTTCGCCGCGCTGGCGCTGGCGGGCATCACCGGCCTGATCCTGGTCGAGGACAGCGCCTTCGTGCTGAACCGGCTCAAATCGTATTCCTACGCGCAGTCGGCCTCCTACCTGCTGACCGTCATTCCGCTGTTCATCCTGATGGGCGCCTTCGCCCACCACGCCGGGGTGGGACGCAAGCTGTTCGACGTGGCGCGCAAATGGGTCGGCCACATGCCGGGCGGGCTGGCCATCGCCAGCGTGCTGACCTGCGCCGGCTTCGCCGCCACCTCCGGCTCCAGCGTGGCCACCGCGGCGACGGTGGGCGCGGTGGCCATTCCCGAGATGAAGCGCGCCGGCTACGACCCGCGCCTGTCGGCCGGCGCGGTGGCGGCCGGCGGCGTGCTGGGCGTGCTGATCCCGCCCAGCGTGCTGCTGATCTTCTATGCGGCCCTGACCGAAGTCTCGGCCGGCAAGATGCTGGTGGCCGGGGTGCTGCCGGGCCTGCTGTCGACGCTGGTGTTCATCCTGGGCATCCGCGTCATCAGCGCGTCGCCGCAGATGGCCGCGACGGTGCTGCCCAAGAGCCCCTGGGGCGAACGCGTCCGGTCGATCCGCAATGGCTGGCAGGTGCTGGTGCTGTTCGTGATCGTGCTGGGCGGCATCTACCTGGGTTTCGTCACGGCGACCGAGGCCGCCGCGGTCGGCGCGTTCGCCGCGTTCATCATGCTGCTGTGCGCCCGGCAGGCGCGCGGCGAGCTGCGAAGCAAGCTGGTCGAAAGCCTGCGCAACGCGATCACCACCACCGTGATGATCCTGTTCACCATGCTGGGCGCGGGCATCTTCAGCCTGTTCCTGAGCCTGGTGCAGATTCCGCAGCAGATCGCCGAGGTCATCGTGTCCTCGGACATCCCGCCGCTGCTGGTGGTGGGGCTGATGCTGCTGGCCTACTTCCCCCTGGGCATGTTCCTGGACGCCTTCTCGATGCTGGTCATCACACTGCCGATCATGTTCCCGACGGTGGTGTCGCTGGGCTTCGACCCGATCTGGTTCGGCATCCTGGCCGTGAAGATGTGCGAGATCGGCCTGATCACGCCACCGGTCGGGCTGAATGTGTTCGTCATCGCGGGCATAGACCGCCAGACGCCGTTGACGCGGATCTTCCACGGCGCCTGGTGGTTCGTCATCATGGAGGTGGTCACCACGCTGATCCTGTTCTTCTTCCCGGTCATCGTCACCATCCTGCCAGAGATGATGCTCGGAAAATGA
- a CDS encoding TRAP transporter small permease subunit yields MDYSSRLGAVLRALSNLFGAIATLFLLFLMFGITLDAVVRAIYGHSIPGVFEMSELSLVVIVFLGLGWTQMDDAHIRVTLLHKKVPPRVAQWMDALAWLAAALVLATLAYPATSEALESIEIREFRWGYAEVPIWWTKAIVAIGLWFGALQMLAQAGCSLCRAEPVARATPALASH; encoded by the coding sequence ATGGACTATTCCTCCCGCCTGGGCGCGGTGTTGCGCGCCCTCTCCAACCTGTTCGGCGCCATCGCCACCCTGTTCCTGCTGTTCCTGATGTTCGGCATCACGCTGGACGCCGTCGTGCGCGCCATCTACGGCCACTCCATCCCGGGCGTGTTCGAGATGTCCGAACTGAGCCTGGTGGTGATCGTGTTCCTCGGCCTGGGCTGGACCCAGATGGACGACGCCCACATCCGCGTCACGCTGCTGCACAAGAAGGTGCCGCCGCGCGTGGCGCAATGGATGGATGCGCTGGCCTGGCTCGCCGCCGCCCTGGTGCTGGCCACGCTGGCCTATCCTGCCACCAGCGAAGCGCTGGAGTCGATCGAGATCCGCGAATTCCGCTGGGGCTACGCCGAAGTGCCGATCTGGTGGACCAAGGCCATCGTGGCCATCGGCCTGTGGTTCGGCGCGCTGCAGATGCTGGCGCAGGCCGGCTGCAGCCTGTGCCGCGCCGAACCCGTCGCCCGCGCCACGCCGGCGCTGGCCTCGCACTGA
- the dctP gene encoding TRAP transporter substrate-binding protein DctP: MRRRDFIKAASLLAGASAPAIWTGRAAAAARPVTLKFDSYISETSGPSRLDEWYLKQLETRTNGAVKVRRYWAQSLNKVGEHLSAVRDGTSEMSLISPGYYQSQLPVTRGLDWYYRMHRSDALQWLCRDVYAEYQPLRDEWERRYNSKVLYWTNWYYAPLVTRQPINSIADIRGKRIRGYGAANEVIERLGGTAVPMAAPEVYTALERGVLDGVYGFDFITAVAYKLHEIAPYFTDIGDGPHGPAATIINARVWNNFPDPVKQVSDQIVGEIYGGEYARIYEAAARQYVKTAKAEGTKFSSLPQAEKDQARALVQPAQTDGWVDRVAKPAGLDGLAMQTLVNNAIAKYDRQGSLKRFDELAAEA, from the coding sequence ATGAGAAGACGCGATTTCATCAAGGCGGCCAGCCTGCTGGCGGGCGCCTCGGCCCCGGCCATCTGGACCGGCCGCGCGGCCGCCGCCGCCCGCCCGGTCACCCTCAAGTTCGACAGCTACATCAGCGAGACCTCGGGCCCGTCGCGGCTGGACGAGTGGTACCTGAAGCAGCTCGAAACCCGCACCAACGGCGCGGTCAAGGTGCGCCGCTACTGGGCGCAGTCCTTGAACAAGGTGGGCGAGCACCTGTCGGCCGTGCGTGACGGCACCTCGGAAATGTCATTGATCTCGCCGGGCTATTACCAGTCGCAGCTGCCGGTCACGCGCGGGCTGGACTGGTACTACCGCATGCACCGCTCGGACGCGCTGCAATGGTTGTGCCGCGACGTCTACGCCGAATACCAGCCCCTGCGCGATGAATGGGAACGCCGCTACAACAGCAAGGTGCTGTACTGGACCAACTGGTACTACGCGCCGCTGGTGACGCGCCAGCCGATCAACTCGATCGCGGACATCCGCGGCAAGCGCATCCGCGGCTACGGCGCCGCCAACGAGGTCATCGAACGCCTGGGCGGCACCGCCGTGCCGATGGCCGCGCCCGAGGTCTACACCGCGCTGGAACGCGGCGTGCTCGACGGGGTCTACGGTTTCGACTTCATCACCGCGGTGGCCTACAAGCTGCACGAGATCGCGCCGTACTTCACCGACATCGGCGACGGCCCGCACGGCCCGGCCGCGACCATCATCAACGCCCGCGTGTGGAACAACTTCCCCGACCCGGTCAAGCAGGTCAGCGACCAGATCGTCGGCGAGATCTATGGCGGCGAATATGCCCGCATCTACGAGGCCGCGGCGCGCCAGTACGTCAAGACCGCCAAGGCCGAGGGCACGAAATTCTCGTCCCTGCCGCAGGCCGAGAAGGACCAGGCGCGGGCGCTGGTGCAGCCGGCCCAGACCGACGGCTGGGTCGACCGGGTGGCCAAGCCCGCCGGCCTGGACGGCCTGGCGATGCAGACCCTGGTGAACAACGCCATCGCCAAGTACGACAGGCAAGGCAGCCTCAAGCGCTTCGACGAACTGGCCGCCGAGGCCTGA
- a CDS encoding class I adenylate-forming enzyme family protein, whose translation MRGARPWAPPAALAADALAWLFYTSGTTGRPKGVMLSHRNLVAMGLCYAVDVETVEPGDGMLYAAPMSHGAGLYHVLYVRKAARHIVPESRGFESAEIFALAEQTGPLSFFAAPTMIKRLVEQARAGGHDGRGIKTIIYGGAPMYLADLEEALSVLGQRFVQIYGQGESPMTITALSREVIADAAHPERAARLASVGTAQSCMELRVVDAALRAVPFCTEGEVLVRGNAVMQGYWRNDPATAETLVDGWLRTGDIGRLDPSGFLTLTDRSKDVIISGGSNIYPREVEETLARHPGVREVAVVGAPSAQWGEEVVAFVVSRPGATLAPEELDAWCRGEIASFKKPKRYVFHEELPKNSYGKILKTALRDALRGAEPTG comes from the coding sequence CTGCGCGGCGCCCGGCCCTGGGCCCCGCCCGCGGCGCTGGCCGCCGATGCGCTGGCCTGGCTGTTCTACACCTCCGGCACCACCGGCCGGCCCAAGGGCGTAATGCTGAGCCACCGCAACCTGGTGGCCATGGGCCTGTGCTACGCGGTCGACGTCGAAACCGTGGAGCCCGGCGACGGCATGCTGTACGCCGCGCCCATGTCCCACGGCGCCGGGCTCTACCACGTGCTGTACGTACGCAAGGCGGCGCGCCACATCGTGCCCGAATCGCGCGGCTTCGAGTCCGCCGAGATCTTCGCGCTGGCCGAGCAGACCGGTCCGCTGTCGTTCTTTGCCGCGCCCACCATGATCAAGCGCCTGGTGGAGCAGGCGCGCGCCGGCGGCCACGACGGCCGCGGCATCAAGACCATCATCTACGGCGGCGCGCCGATGTACCTGGCCGACCTGGAAGAGGCGCTGTCGGTGCTGGGCCAGCGCTTCGTGCAGATCTACGGCCAGGGCGAGAGCCCCATGACCATCACCGCCCTGTCGCGCGAGGTGATCGCCGACGCCGCCCACCCCGAGCGTGCGGCGCGCCTGGCCTCGGTTGGCACCGCGCAAAGCTGCATGGAACTGCGCGTGGTCGACGCCGCGCTGCGGGCGGTGCCGTTCTGTACCGAGGGCGAGGTGCTGGTGCGCGGCAACGCCGTGATGCAGGGCTATTGGCGCAACGACCCCGCCACCGCCGAGACACTGGTGGATGGCTGGCTGCGCACGGGCGATATCGGCCGGCTCGACCCCTCGGGCTTCCTGACGCTGACCGACCGCAGCAAGGACGTGATCATTTCCGGCGGCTCCAACATCTACCCGCGCGAGGTCGAGGAAACGCTGGCCCGGCACCCCGGCGTGCGCGAGGTGGCGGTGGTCGGCGCCCCCAGCGCGCAATGGGGCGAGGAAGTGGTGGCATTCGTGGTGTCGCGGCCCGGCGCGACGCTGGCGCCCGAGGAACTGGACGCCTGGTGCCGCGGCGAGATCGCCTCGTTCAAGAAGCCCAAGCGCTACGTATTCCACGAGGAACTGCCCAAGAACAGCTACGGCAAGATTCTCAAGACGGCATTGCGCGACGCGCTGCGCGGCGCCGAACCCACTGGCTAG
- a CDS encoding AMP-binding protein, whose translation MNIANWLQAAALEHGARPALHRGLRLHATYRDFARRAAALADWLRREHGLAPGDRVALFARNRVEYLELLYAAWWLGAVAVPINPKLHPKEVGWIAANADVSVVFTDRLDDLPADCLPAGCRHLEIDGAGYAAACAAPGPGPRPRRWPPMRWPGCSTPPAPPAGPRA comes from the coding sequence ATGAACATCGCCAACTGGTTGCAGGCGGCCGCGCTGGAACACGGCGCGCGGCCGGCCCTCCACCGCGGTTTGCGGCTGCACGCCACCTACCGCGACTTCGCCCGCCGCGCCGCCGCCCTGGCCGACTGGCTGCGGCGCGAGCACGGCCTGGCCCCGGGCGACCGCGTGGCCCTGTTCGCGCGCAACCGCGTCGAATACCTGGAGCTGCTGTACGCGGCCTGGTGGCTGGGCGCGGTGGCGGTGCCCATCAACCCCAAGCTGCATCCGAAAGAGGTCGGCTGGATCGCCGCCAACGCCGACGTCAGCGTGGTCTTCACCGACCGGCTCGACGACCTGCCGGCGGACTGCCTGCCAGCGGGCTGCCGCCACCTGGAGATCGACGGCGCCGGCTACGCGGCCGCCTGCGCGGCGCCCGGCCCTGGGCCCCGCCCGCGGCGCTGGCCGCCGATGCGCTGGCCTGGCTGTTCTACACCTCCGGCACCACCGGCCGGCCCAAGGGCGTAA